A single genomic interval of Acidobacteriota bacterium harbors:
- a CDS encoding anion transporter produces the protein MIRAALILLVTLVVFALGRSPVFRVDRAGIAVIGAALAVGTGVLTFDEAMRFVDPRTLMILFSMMIVTAELKLSGFFDLAGRWMLRRARSRGALLLWVTLVSGVLSAFCINDIVCLLFTPVVLGACARARLNPVPYLLAVALASNIGSAATLVGNPQNILIAGLSGMSFGTYFLRAAPLALLGLGLTFLALKWRYRSDLTGTLPADVAGSAPVHAYLAGKGVLVLGAVIAGFSLGADMAVTAMLGGAALLVTRRVNPNKIYASVDFNLLVIFAGLFVIIGGVEKSGLMDWVLGRLGGFDFHSLPVFAALTVVFSNLFSNVPAVLLLKYLVPAAGSPPWWTALALFSTLAGNLTLVGSIANLIVAEIARKQGVRLGFFEYLKVGLPLTLILCAASGVYLRFL, from the coding sequence ATGATCCGCGCGGCGCTCATCCTGCTGGTCACCCTGGTGGTTTTCGCGCTGGGCCGGTCCCCGGTCTTCCGGGTGGACCGGGCGGGGATCGCCGTCATCGGCGCCGCCCTGGCCGTGGGAACGGGCGTCCTGACCTTCGACGAGGCCATGCGCTTCGTCGACCCGCGGACGCTGATGATCCTGTTCTCCATGATGATCGTCACCGCGGAGTTGAAGCTGTCGGGTTTCTTCGACCTCGCCGGGCGATGGATGCTCCGTCGGGCCCGCTCCCGGGGGGCGCTGCTGCTCTGGGTCACCCTGGTCTCCGGGGTGCTTTCCGCCTTCTGCATCAACGATATCGTCTGCCTCCTCTTCACGCCCGTCGTGCTGGGGGCCTGTGCCCGGGCCCGGCTGAACCCCGTACCCTACCTCCTGGCGGTGGCCCTGGCCTCCAACATCGGGAGTGCGGCCACCCTGGTGGGTAACCCGCAGAACATCCTCATCGCCGGGCTGTCGGGGATGTCCTTCGGCACCTACTTCCTCCGGGCGGCGCCCCTCGCCCTCCTCGGGCTGGGCCTGACCTTCCTGGCCCTGAAGTGGCGCTACCGGTCGGACCTGACCGGGACGTTGCCCGCCGACGTCGCCGGGTCGGCTCCCGTGCACGCCTACCTGGCGGGGAAGGGGGTCCTTGTCCTGGGCGCCGTGATCGCGGGGTTCAGCCTGGGGGCCGACATGGCGGTCACGGCCATGCTGGGCGGGGCGGCGCTTCTGGTGACCCGGCGGGTCAACCCCAACAAGATCTATGCCTCGGTGGACTTCAACCTGCTGGTGATCTTCGCGGGGCTCTTCGTGATCATCGGGGGGGTGGAGAAGAGCGGCCTCATGGACTGGGTGCTGGGGCGCCTCGGCGGGTTCGATTTCCATTCCCTGCCGGTCTTCGCGGCGCTGACGGTGGTCTTCTCCAACCTGTTCAGCAACGTCCCGGCGGTCCTCCTGCTGAAGTACCTCGTGCCCGCCGCCGGGTCTCCGCCGTGGTGGACGGCCCTCGCCCTTTTCAGCACCCTGGCGGGGAACCTCACCCTGGTGGGTTCCATCGCCAACCTCATCGTGGCGGAGATCGCGCGCAAACAGGGCGTCCGGTTGGGGTTTTTCGAGTACCTCAAGGTCGGCCTGCCGCTGACCCTGATCCTGTGCGCAGCCTCCGGAGTCTACCTGAGATTCCTCTGA
- a CDS encoding tetratricopeptide repeat protein has product MIPRDRAEAFRFFVSRHRVFLACAVLGLLGLCAALLLTSGRSADTLYRDALEAASRGDLPGALEILEQLTHEYPGWKRLDEACFRTGSLRAEARDLQGALAAWDTLVRRFPESPVAPLALERMADLLYDEIGDRRQAVALWKRLVTAAPQDPRADRFRFRISGYLLTVENPESALFEFRPLLDGANDPHLRNLIALNLATLHFNRKNMPQAEALLAGILAHAHCPSCSDPARVLLADIFESEGRLREAAAALEPVGAAAMGADEKTRRLDRIRRKADQEPPGR; this is encoded by the coding sequence ATGATCCCGAGGGACAGGGCCGAGGCCTTCCGTTTCTTCGTCTCCCGGCACCGCGTTTTCCTGGCCTGCGCGGTCCTGGGCCTTCTCGGGCTGTGCGCAGCCCTCCTCCTGACGTCCGGGCGATCCGCCGACACCCTCTACCGGGATGCCCTGGAAGCCGCCAGCCGGGGGGACCTCCCCGGGGCCCTCGAGATCCTCGAACAGCTCACGCACGAGTACCCGGGTTGGAAGCGCCTGGACGAGGCGTGCTTCCGGACGGGGTCCCTGCGAGCGGAGGCGCGGGACCTCCAGGGCGCCCTTGCCGCATGGGACACCCTGGTGCGCCGTTTCCCGGAATCCCCCGTGGCTCCCCTCGCCCTCGAACGCATGGCGGACCTCCTCTACGACGAGATCGGCGACCGCCGGCAGGCCGTCGCCCTCTGGAAGCGCCTGGTGACGGCCGCCCCGCAAGACCCGCGCGCCGACCGTTTCCGTTTCCGGATCTCCGGGTACCTTCTGACGGTGGAGAACCCCGAATCCGCCCTCTTCGAATTCCGCCCCCTCCTGGATGGGGCGAATGACCCCCACCTGAGGAACCTGATCGCCCTGAACCTCGCCACGCTCCACTTCAACCGGAAGAACATGCCCCAGGCGGAGGCGCTCCTCGCCGGGATACTGGCGCACGCGCACTGCCCGTCCTGCTCGGACCCGGCACGGGTCCTCCTGGCGGACATCTTCGAGTCCGAGGGCCGCCTGCGGGAGGCCGCCGCCGCTCTCGAACCCGTGGGGGCGGCCGCCATGGGGGCCGACGAAAAAACCCGCCGACTGGACCGCATCCGCCGCAAAGCCGACCAGGAACCGCCGGGCCGCTGA
- a CDS encoding methyltransferase domain-containing protein: MAEMKQEPFHCPVCGGEPHDAGKELGGYALSACGGCGLRYAPGAFGTDVDYSAVYEGAQYRQDQVDDLLAGLGDPGRFARMLTYRAFFRRISPFGERRLLDVGCGVGRFGLAAASRGWAVRGVDRSERAVDIARKHTNLVVGTEETGDLESLGERFEVVTAFEVLEHLSDPLGFLDGIRRLLKPGGRFFATVPNWGAPSVQAAVRPDWLPPIHLCFHTVSSLVTLGTRSGFRSARVGVIHAEPLTWRPRPLAGWIVHRLAGRPNEPVGLWLDAEA; encoded by the coding sequence ATGGCTGAGATGAAACAGGAACCCTTTCACTGCCCCGTGTGCGGCGGGGAACCGCACGACGCCGGGAAGGAGTTGGGCGGTTACGCCCTGTCGGCCTGCGGCGGGTGCGGTCTCCGGTACGCCCCGGGCGCGTTCGGGACCGACGTCGACTACTCGGCGGTTTACGAAGGGGCACAATACCGCCAGGACCAGGTCGATGACCTCCTCGCGGGGCTGGGTGACCCGGGGCGGTTTGCGCGCATGCTCACCTACCGGGCGTTCTTCCGCCGGATCAGCCCTTTCGGTGAGCGGCGCCTCCTGGACGTCGGGTGCGGGGTGGGGCGTTTTGGCCTGGCCGCCGCCTCCCGGGGGTGGGCGGTCCGGGGGGTCGACCGCTCGGAGCGGGCGGTGGACATCGCGCGGAAACACACGAACCTGGTGGTCGGCACGGAGGAGACGGGCGACCTGGAAAGTCTCGGGGAGCGCTTCGAGGTCGTCACCGCCTTTGAAGTCCTGGAACACCTGTCGGATCCCCTGGGGTTTCTGGACGGCATCCGCCGCCTGCTGAAACCGGGAGGCCGGTTCTTCGCCACCGTCCCGAACTGGGGCGCCCCGTCCGTCCAGGCGGCCGTCCGCCCGGACTGGCTCCCGCCGATCCATCTCTGCTTCCACACCGTGTCCTCCCTGGTCACGCTGGGCACCCGGTCGGGGTTTCGGAGCGCCCGGGTGGGCGTGATCCACGCCGAGCCCCTCACGTGGCGCCCCCGCCCCCTGGCCGGCTGGATCGTCCACCGGCTGGCGGGACGCCCCAACGAGCCCGTGGGCCTGTGGCTCGACGCGGAGGCATGA
- a CDS encoding NADP-dependent malic enzyme, producing the protein MSPIDLSLANLNALFPADFTQEQIAKAKTVFLKELAYSSHKFYGGKIMTVPKAGVYGFNWFNVWYTPGVSKVSTSIRDNHDLSFDLTNRGNLVAVVSDSTRVLGDGDCSPSGGLGVMEGKAFLMKYLGGVDGVALCVNNRGKDGKPDADKIITFVKMLEPSFGAVNLEDISQPNCYKVLDTLREECDIPVWHDDAQGTGSVTLAGLINALKIVDKAIGEVRIVMLGAGASNTTIARLILSAGGDPGKMILFDTKSSLHKGRADIEGDKAFYRKWELCQATNPGRVADIGEACKGADVLIALSTPGPNTIKPEWIRSMGNKPIVFACANPVPEIYPYAAKEAGAYVVATGRGDFPNQVNNSMGFPGILKGALMVRARKITDEMAIAAAHSMARFAEKQGIHPDYIMPTMQETDMFAVEAADVAMEAVKNGVARITPTWQEVHDTTLRDILEARAVVDLLMKNGHIPTPDAAMIEDAVAKAVAAVK; encoded by the coding sequence GTGAGTCCCATCGACCTGTCCCTCGCCAACCTGAACGCCCTGTTTCCCGCGGACTTCACCCAGGAGCAGATCGCGAAGGCCAAGACCGTCTTCCTCAAGGAACTGGCCTACAGCAGTCACAAGTTCTACGGCGGGAAGATCATGACGGTCCCCAAGGCCGGCGTCTACGGGTTCAACTGGTTCAACGTGTGGTACACCCCGGGCGTCTCCAAGGTCTCCACCTCCATCCGGGACAACCACGACCTCTCCTTCGACCTCACCAACCGGGGCAACCTGGTGGCCGTGGTGTCGGACTCCACCCGGGTCCTGGGCGACGGCGACTGCTCCCCCTCGGGCGGTCTCGGGGTCATGGAAGGCAAGGCGTTCCTCATGAAGTACCTGGGCGGCGTGGACGGGGTGGCCCTCTGCGTGAACAACCGGGGGAAGGACGGCAAGCCGGACGCCGACAAGATCATCACCTTCGTGAAGATGCTGGAACCCAGCTTCGGCGCCGTCAACCTGGAGGACATCTCCCAGCCCAACTGCTACAAGGTCCTGGACACTCTCCGCGAAGAGTGCGACATCCCCGTGTGGCACGACGACGCCCAGGGGACCGGCAGCGTCACCCTGGCCGGGCTCATCAACGCTCTGAAGATCGTGGACAAGGCCATCGGCGAGGTCCGCATCGTGATGCTGGGCGCCGGCGCCTCCAACACCACCATCGCCCGCCTCATCCTCAGCGCGGGCGGCGACCCCGGGAAGATGATCCTCTTCGACACCAAGAGTTCGCTGCACAAGGGCCGCGCCGACATCGAAGGCGACAAGGCCTTCTACCGCAAGTGGGAACTGTGCCAGGCCACCAACCCCGGCCGCGTCGCCGACATCGGCGAGGCCTGCAAGGGTGCCGACGTCCTGATCGCCCTGAGCACCCCGGGGCCCAACACCATCAAGCCCGAGTGGATCCGCTCCATGGGGAACAAGCCGATCGTGTTCGCCTGCGCCAACCCCGTCCCCGAGATCTATCCCTACGCCGCCAAGGAGGCGGGGGCCTACGTGGTGGCCACCGGCCGGGGCGACTTCCCCAACCAGGTGAACAACTCCATGGGCTTCCCCGGCATCCTCAAGGGCGCCCTCATGGTGCGCGCCCGGAAGATCACCGACGAGATGGCCATCGCCGCCGCCCACTCCATGGCCCGCTTCGCCGAGAAACAGGGGATCCACCCCGACTACATCATGCCCACCATGCAGGAGACGGATATGTTCGCCGTCGAGGCCGCCGACGTGGCCATGGAGGCGGTGAAGAACGGCGTCGCGCGCATCACCCCCACCTGGCAGGAAGTGCACGACACGACGCTTCGGGACATCCTGGAAGCCCGTGCGGTGGTCGACCTGCTGATGAAGAACGGCCACATCCCGACGCCCGATGCGGCGATGATCGAGGACGCCGTCGCCAAGGCGGTCGCCGCGGTGAAGTGA
- the gyrA gene encoding DNA gyrase subunit A, translating to MEQENKNIGRLVKVDIESEIKKSYLDYAMSVIVDRALPDVRDGLKPVHRRILFAMNEMGNAHNKPYKKSARIVGDVIGKYHPHGDMAVYDAIVRMVQDFSLRHPLVDGQGNFGSVDGDAAAAMRYTEIRMARIAEEMLADIDKETVDFVPNYDESLVEPSVLPTRVPCLLVNGSAGIAVGMATNIPPHNLGEVVDALVHLIDHPDATVEALMGIVPGPDFPTYGFIYGRQGIRDAYRTGRGIIRLRAKAEVEEMAGGRSAIVVTEIPYQVNKARLIEQIVRLVKEEKRIDGITEIRDESDRQGMRVVIELRRDVEPEIILNQLFKHTSMQTSFGINMVAIDRGQPTILNLRQALVLFLAHRREVVTRRTRYELRKARERAHILEGLKIALDHLDEVISLIRASKTPPEAKAALVARFGFSEVQAQAILEMRLQRLTNLEREKILEEYRQTLLLIAELEEILASEPRLMNVIRGELLAIRQTYANPRRTVIVDESADLQMEDLVADEDSIIAVSHAGYIKRTSADTYRVQRRGGKGRRGMSTGSEDFTRHAFTASNHSYLLIFTDRGKAYWLRVFDIPEVGSAGKGRPIVNLVKFDPEEKITDIIATKDFPENEYVVLATARGIVKKTPLSEYSRPKSIGIIAQSVPEGDRLIAVSKTAGSHEIFLATRQGQSIRFPENDVRAMGRTACGVIGIRLREGDEVVSMTVLDRQGDILTVTRKGFGKKTSTEEYRLQGRGGYGIINTNVTARTGEAVGVCFIECDCNLVLITAGGQIIRMNTAYIRSIGRGTQGVKLMDIDDDDELTSFTLLAAEDEESAENGDSEFPDEAPTAE from the coding sequence ATGGAACAGGAAAACAAGAATATCGGCCGCCTGGTGAAGGTGGACATCGAGAGCGAGATCAAGAAGTCCTACCTGGACTACGCCATGTCGGTCATCGTGGACCGCGCCCTGCCGGACGTGCGGGACGGCCTCAAGCCGGTCCATCGACGCATCCTCTTCGCGATGAACGAGATGGGCAACGCCCACAACAAGCCCTACAAGAAGAGCGCCCGCATTGTCGGCGACGTCATCGGCAAGTACCATCCCCACGGCGACATGGCCGTCTACGATGCCATCGTCCGCATGGTGCAGGACTTTTCCCTGCGCCACCCGCTGGTGGACGGCCAGGGCAACTTCGGCTCCGTTGACGGGGACGCGGCGGCGGCCATGCGTTACACCGAGATCCGCATGGCGAGAATCGCCGAGGAGATGCTGGCGGACATCGACAAGGAAACCGTCGACTTCGTCCCCAACTACGACGAGTCCCTGGTGGAGCCGTCCGTGCTCCCGACCCGGGTCCCCTGTCTCCTGGTCAACGGCTCCGCCGGCATCGCGGTCGGGATGGCCACCAACATCCCCCCGCACAACCTGGGGGAGGTGGTGGACGCCCTCGTGCACCTGATCGACCACCCCGACGCGACCGTGGAGGCGCTCATGGGGATCGTCCCCGGCCCCGATTTCCCGACGTACGGCTTCATCTACGGCCGGCAGGGGATCCGCGACGCCTACCGCACCGGCCGGGGCATCATCCGCCTGCGGGCCAAGGCCGAGGTCGAGGAGATGGCCGGCGGACGGAGCGCCATCGTGGTCACCGAGATCCCCTACCAGGTGAACAAGGCCAGGCTGATCGAGCAGATCGTTCGCCTGGTCAAGGAGGAGAAGCGCATCGACGGCATCACCGAGATCCGCGACGAGTCGGATCGTCAGGGGATGCGGGTCGTCATCGAACTGCGCCGGGACGTGGAACCGGAGATCATCCTGAACCAACTCTTCAAGCACACCTCCATGCAGACCTCCTTCGGCATCAACATGGTGGCCATTGACCGCGGCCAACCCACCATCCTGAACCTCCGCCAGGCCCTGGTCCTGTTCCTCGCCCACCGCCGCGAGGTGGTCACCCGCCGGACGCGGTACGAACTGCGCAAGGCGCGGGAGCGGGCCCACATCCTGGAAGGCCTCAAGATCGCCCTGGACCACCTGGACGAGGTCATCAGCCTGATCCGGGCCTCCAAAACGCCGCCCGAGGCCAAGGCCGCCCTCGTGGCCCGCTTCGGCTTCTCCGAGGTCCAGGCCCAGGCCATCCTGGAGATGCGCCTGCAACGGCTGACCAACCTCGAGCGGGAGAAGATCCTCGAGGAGTACCGGCAGACCCTCCTCCTCATCGCCGAACTGGAGGAGATCCTCGCCAGCGAGCCCAGGCTGATGAACGTGATCCGGGGTGAACTGCTGGCCATCCGCCAGACCTACGCCAACCCTCGCCGCACCGTCATCGTCGACGAGTCCGCCGACCTCCAGATGGAGGACCTGGTGGCCGACGAGGACTCCATCATCGCCGTCTCCCACGCCGGCTACATCAAGCGGACCTCCGCGGACACCTACCGCGTCCAGCGGCGGGGCGGAAAGGGGCGGCGCGGCATGTCCACGGGGTCGGAGGACTTCACCCGTCACGCCTTCACCGCCTCGAACCACAGCTACCTGCTGATCTTCACCGACCGGGGCAAGGCCTACTGGCTGAGGGTCTTCGACATCCCCGAGGTGGGCTCCGCGGGCAAGGGACGGCCCATCGTCAACCTGGTCAAGTTCGACCCCGAGGAGAAGATCACCGACATCATCGCCACCAAGGACTTCCCGGAGAACGAGTACGTGGTCCTCGCCACGGCCCGGGGCATCGTCAAGAAAACCCCGCTTTCCGAGTACTCCCGCCCCAAGAGCATCGGCATCATCGCCCAGTCGGTGCCCGAGGGCGACCGCCTCATCGCCGTGTCCAAGACGGCCGGGAGCCACGAGATCTTCCTGGCGACCCGGCAGGGCCAGAGCATTCGCTTCCCGGAGAACGACGTGCGGGCCATGGGGCGAACCGCCTGCGGCGTCATCGGGATCCGACTGCGCGAGGGCGACGAGGTGGTTTCCATGACGGTCCTGGACCGCCAGGGCGACATCCTGACGGTCACCCGGAAAGGCTTCGGGAAGAAGACCTCCACCGAGGAGTACCGGCTGCAGGGGCGCGGGGGCTACGGGATCATCAACACGAACGTGACCGCCAGAACGGGCGAGGCCGTCGGGGTCTGCTTCATCGAGTGTGACTGCAACCTGGTCCTCATCACCGCGGGCGGGCAGATCATCCGGATGAACACCGCCTACATCCGCTCCATCGGGCGGGGGACCCAGGGCGTGAAGCTCATGGACATCGACGACGACGACGAACTGACCTCCTTCACCCTCCTGGCCGCCGAGGACGAGGAAAGCGCCGAGAACGGCGACAGCGAGTTCCCGGACGAGGCCCCCACGGCCGAGTAA
- a CDS encoding glycosyltransferase family 4 protein: MGEPGRLRVALVVYGLPGGGMEKMLLTLGAFLRANGMVVDVVTTEYRGAWFGRVAEAGLRPVHVEGAERAWRAVLPHYLTVGRRLARGGYDAVLLNYARFAQASLGMLPDRTLRVSILHNDHPRVIGVGCANRSALDAVVAVGPRLADRAVSLAGGRPVLTIPNGVDIPPADALARRRPWGTPLRLACVGRVDHRQKGVLLLPDILGALDRVGIDFRLAVAGDGPDAPELASTLKSGPFADRVDLMGAVPPEAVYPILLDTHFLLMPSSFEGLPLTLMEAMACGCVPVVSRLTGITDTLVSEGANGWFAAAGDPAGFADAVRRGAEPGRWSAMSRDAAETARRRYSSEAMCASYLALIRGGPAGVRPCPRSRRRRFPLHLPTVLRYALVPPYTALRSRLGLMGSRKVGRRTEKGL, translated from the coding sequence ATGGGCGAGCCCGGACGTCTTCGCGTCGCCCTGGTCGTCTACGGCCTCCCCGGCGGGGGGATGGAAAAGATGCTCCTGACCCTGGGGGCCTTCCTGCGGGCGAACGGCATGGTGGTGGACGTGGTGACCACCGAGTACCGGGGGGCCTGGTTCGGGCGCGTCGCCGAGGCGGGTCTGCGCCCCGTCCACGTGGAGGGCGCCGAGCGGGCCTGGCGCGCCGTGCTGCCCCACTACCTCACGGTGGGCCGCCGGCTGGCGAGGGGCGGTTACGACGCCGTCCTGCTGAACTACGCCCGTTTCGCCCAGGCCTCCCTCGGGATGCTGCCCGACCGGACCTTGCGGGTGTCCATCCTGCACAACGATCACCCGCGGGTGATCGGCGTCGGGTGTGCCAACCGGAGTGCCCTCGATGCCGTGGTGGCCGTGGGCCCCCGGTTGGCTGACCGGGCGGTGTCCCTGGCGGGCGGCCGGCCGGTGTTGACCATCCCGAATGGCGTGGACATCCCGCCGGCCGACGCCCTGGCCAGGCGCCGGCCGTGGGGGACGCCGCTCCGCCTGGCCTGCGTGGGCCGGGTCGATCACCGGCAGAAGGGCGTCCTGCTGCTGCCGGATATCCTCGGGGCCCTGGACCGGGTGGGGATCGACTTCCGCCTGGCGGTGGCGGGCGACGGGCCCGACGCCCCGGAACTGGCGTCGACCCTGAAATCCGGCCCCTTCGCCGACCGGGTGGACCTGATGGGGGCGGTCCCCCCCGAGGCGGTCTACCCGATCCTGCTGGACACCCACTTCCTCCTGATGCCTTCCTCCTTCGAAGGGCTGCCCCTCACCCTGATGGAAGCCATGGCCTGCGGCTGCGTGCCGGTGGTTTCCCGGCTGACGGGGATCACGGACACCCTGGTGTCGGAGGGGGCGAACGGCTGGTTTGCCGCGGCGGGGGACCCGGCCGGCTTTGCCGACGCGGTGCGAAGGGGGGCCGAACCCGGCCGGTGGAGCGCCATGAGCAGGGACGCCGCGGAGACGGCGCGGCGCAGGTACTCGTCGGAAGCCATGTGTGCGAGTTACCTGGCGCTGATCCGGGGGGGGCCGGCGGGTGTGCGCCCCTGCCCGCGGTCCCGGCGGCGCCGCTTCCCCCTGCACCTTCCCACGGTGCTGCGATACGCCCTGGTCCCGCCTTACACGGCCCTGCGCTCCCGGTTAGGCTTGATGGGTTCGCGAAAAGTCGGAAGACGGACCGAAAAGGGTCTGTAA